GACGGGATTCGAACCCGCGATCTTCGGCTTGACAGGCCGACATGTTAACCGCTACACTACGCCCCCTGACGATGTGCAGGATGATAGCATACGCGGTGGGGCCAGTCAAGACTGAGTTTACCGCAGGCTAGTGAGTCGGTTCCCCGTTGCGTGCAACAGTCAATTTACGCTCTGCTTAGCCGCTCAACCCCAAGTTCGACCACATACTGCCGCTGCTCGCCCGGCTGCAGCGTAATCACTTGACCTAGCGCGCGCGCCTTGTCGCGTCCCGTGACGATCGCCGATCCCGGCTCCAGCCCACAGACGTACTCGCCCGCGCCCATCATCTTCCACTGCGTCAGAACCGGCAGCTCGGCGGCGTGATAGCGCACAATAGCGGCCAGCCCCAGCGCCTCGTTGACGAGCTTCGCCTGCGCGTAACCGGCGCTGTCGGGACGCACAGTGTGGAAGAACACCTGCTCTGAATAGCCGGGGGTCGGCGTCTCGAACTGGTGGCAGCGATCCAGTCCCGGCTCGGCGATGGCATCGCGCGGGATGATCTCGCTGGCATCGACCTCGACGTGGCTGTTCGGGCTGACGAACGGGAAGCCGAAGTTGCAGTGGTAGAGCATCATGTGCTCTGCGGGCGTAAAGCCGTCGTTAGTTACCACGTCATCGATCTTCAGCGACGTACCGTCGAGCGTCGTGCTGATCCGGCGCTTGAGCAGTAGGTTATAACCGAACAGGACCGTCTCGCGGACCTGACCCTCGACCCAGATCACGTACTGGTCGCCATCCCAGCCCGCGCCCGTGCTGACATGCGTGGCCGGGATGTGCGACATGCGCCCGTGCAGGCCCAGGCTCTCACCCTTATCTTCGGTAGCAGCGCCCATCCAGGACATGCCTGCGCCGGTCATCAGCCCGCCCGCGAAAGTACGCAGCCAGCCCAGTCCCTGCGGCTCGTAGTAGGCGGGATGTCCGTACGAGGTCGCGAAGTGAGCGGCCAGTGGCGACCCCTGAAATGCCGCCGCACCGATATCCATGCCCCGGTCGAGCAGAACGGTGAAGGTCAGCCCATTGGCCGTATAGAAGTCCGCGACGCGCAGGCCGCGCTCATTGCCGTCCGCGAGTTCCCCCAGACGAACGCCGCCGAGTTGGTCGAACGTGCCGACCATCTGGCGGAGTTCACCAGCCGAATAAGTCTTTCCAAAAAGCTCCATCGTGTGCCCCTCGTATTTTAAGTGCTTTTAGGCGAAGAAATCATTCTATTAAGCTTATCGCGCTTGCCGCACAGCGTCTAGAGACGGCGCGCCAAAAGCAACCCTGAGCGGCACGTTCGCGGCAAACAACGCTTGCACTATAATAGGATTATTCAAGCTCACGTTAGGGTGCCCCTGTATCTACAGGCACGAGTGATTGGGGAAGGGCACTATGGACGCGGTTCAAGCACTAGCTATTTTATCCCTTGGTGCGTTCCTCACCGTGCTGGTGACGGCTATTGTCTATGCGGTGGTGCTGCGTCCCAGACTGCTGCAAGCCGAGCCTGTGGCAGTGGACGCGTCGCTGTCCCGGTCGCTGCTGGAGGATGAGCTGCACGAGCAGCGCATGGCGATCACCCAGCTTGCCGACCTGCTAGAGCAGCAATCACCGGAGGACCGTGCAGCGCTGGTGACCCTGGAACAGCGCGACGATCTACAAGCGTCGCTGCACAGACAGGCCGAAGCCGCCGAGGCGCTCAAACTGTTGCTGAGCGACCAGTCCACACAGATCACGTGGGTCGATGGGCGGCTCAATTATTACGAGTCCAAGCTGGACCAGATCGCCAGCCGTCTGGACGCGATGGTCGGTATGGGTGCGGCTGAAGACATGGTGGGCGAGGCGGATGATGATGAAGGTGAGAAAGCTCCGGCTGCTACCCTGACTTCGTCTGAAAGCCTGGAACAGGTTTTGGCCCAGGTGCGCAGCCTTGCCCCGGCGAACGCCGTCGAACGCCTGATGATCCAGGTGGAACAGATCAGCAAGCGCCTGGACGACATGGTGCCTGCGACGGCGCACGAGTCGATGGCGGCGATGCTGCGCGAACAGGCCACGCAACTGACCGACATCACCATCCAACTGCAAGAATGGGCGAGCCGGGATGATCAGGTGGCGGAAAGCGCCGGGCTGCTGGCCGGAATCGATCAGCGGCTGGCCGCACAGGCCGAGATCGCCGCGCAAATCGACGCGAAGGTCGACGAGCATACCTCGCTGCTGCAGACGTCCGCCGCCGAACAGCGCGAACAGGCAAATATCCTGCACAAAACCGGTGAACTGCTCGACAAACTGTACCCTACGCTCGATAAGGTGAGCAGCGCGCATCTCCAGCCGGTCCGGGACCGCCTGACAGACATTAACGGCATCGGCCCGGTCTATGCCGCGAAGCTCTATGAAGCGGGCGTGGATACCTTTGAGGAACTGGCTTCGCTCACGCCGGAAGAGATTCAGTCCATTGTCGGGCTGCCGCGCTGGCGTTACCGGACGAGCGACATGACGCATTGGATCGAGCAGGCGCAGATCCTCGCCGACCGGCGGGAAAAGTTGGAGAACTAGCTGTGAGCGTAGAGATGCACCGCGTCGTTCGACGGCTCGATGTCCTGTTTTTCGTGGGCCTGATTGTTACGTCAGGTCTGGCGGCGATCCTCTTTTGGGTAGAGTTTTACGACGACGGAGACGACACTACGACTCAACTTCCGAGCGTGATCCAGGTGGGGGAGGTTCCCCCGACCGAAGAGATGATTGCACTCGAAGCGACGCAGCCCGCTCTTGAGGACACGGCCACGCTGATGGCGACCCCGCTCCCGACCCAAGCCGCAGCGGATGTGGGAACCGGTGCAGCCACCGAACCGCCCGGCGTGGCGCAGACTGAAGCGATGGCCGAACCGGACGTTACCGGCACCGGGGCGGCAGGCACGCCGGTTGCCCTCGCACCGACGCTGACCCTTGCGGTGGTGGAGAGCACGGAAGAGGCGGAAGCGATACCGCTCGGTGGGGCTCTTGAGACGGCGGAAGCGCCGGATGGACAGGGCGGCATGACGGCCCAGGAAGGCGAGATGCCCACGGATGAGGTGGCGCTAGCGTCACCCACCCGTGAGGTGTTCCCATCGCTCACCGCGACATCCACGAATACGCCGTTTCCGCGTGCGACTGTGCCGCCTGCGACGGCGACTCTGTCCGCGCCGACGCCCGCTGTGTTGATGGGCACGGCACAGCCCGGCGACGGTGTGGAACTGTATGAAGACGGCGTGCTGGTGGCGACCGCGACCGCCGATGCACAGGGTGTGTGGTCGGCAGTGCTGCCGGAAGACGTCGATCCCGGCAGCGTGGTCGTGGTGACGATCGTGCCCGGTGACCTGAGTGGACAGGGCGGCCCACTGGACTTCGACCTGGAGCAGACGCCCTCGGTGACGCCGAGCCTGACCTTTACGCCCTGGGCCTCGTCTGCTGCGGACGTGACGAACGAGACACCGACCGGCACGGCGCCCGATCCGACGGCGACATCTGTGGTAGTGGCCGTGACGCCGACGTTGGGCGCGACGGTTGTGGCGATGGTCCCAGAGAGCGTTGAGGCAGGGCAGGCGGATCAGGCGGAAGCTGCCGCCGCGCAGCCGGACGCCGTGATCATAAGCGGCACGGCGGAACCCGGTGCGAGCGTGATCATCACCGCCGGCGACGAGGAGATCGGGCAGGCAACCGCCGACGAGAGCGGCGCATGGAGCTTTACCTGGGTGCCCGGTGCGGCCACCGAGCCGGGCGAGCCAGAGATCGAAGTGCGGCCCGCCGAGGGTGGCGAGGCGCTGTCGCCGGAAGCCGTCGCGGTGGCCGCTGCCCCGGTGATCTCGGTGCCGGTGTCGGGCGACATCGTGCTGCCGGGGCCGCTGGTGGCGATGGGATTCGGCCAACCGGGCGCGACGATCCGGCTGGAGAACCAGACGGAGGGCACCGTGCTCGGCTCTACGACGATCGCAGAGTCCGGCCAGTGGCAGGTGCGTGCCGCGATGGCGGGCGAGGGCGAGCAGGTGTTGGCCGCCGTCATGATCGCCACCGACGGCCAGATCACCGAGTCTGCGACGGTGACGGTCATCCTGGCGCAGCCGGTACATCCGCAGACGGGCATGGACTTCAGCCGGCACGGTGAGGCAGGGCGTGCGTTCGCGGCGCTGGTGGCGCTGCTGCTGGCGGCGGGCGGCTTTGCGACGTACTTCGCCGGGCGGCTGGTCTACATGCTCGCGCAGGATCGGCGGCAGACGGGATAGTCTGCTGGCGTAGGGGCAGAGCTTGCTCCTCCCGTTTTGCCGATCGATGTTTAATCCTAAAACGAACGATGCTTGCGTCGCCCCTACGGGAAACGAGCATTGATGTCAGCTCAGCATTGAATTTCGCGCAAAAACGGATACGTACTAGTTTAAAAGTGCGGGGAGTCCAGCCGTCAGGTGGGCGGCTGGCGACACAAGGAGTGCGTTCAACGTGAGAATCATAAGCCGCCGTGGGGCGGCTGTTCTTTTGCTGCTACTGATCATCGCCCTGGCTGGGGTGCTGTTCGTCACGTCGCTGTGGCTCGATCCCGGCGACAAGGACGACCGTACGACGGATCTGGTCACGCCGACGCTGGCCGCGCAGACGGCGCGCGTGTTTGCCGTCGATGCGGAGGCGTCTCGCGTGGATTTCGTGGCGATGGTTCGCGGCGTGCAGCTCAAGGGCGTATTCCCGGTCGAGTCGGGCACGATCACGCTGGAGCCGGTCGAGGAGGATCTGCGCGTGCTGGTGCAGTTGAACATCGACGTCGATCATGTGGATACAGGAAACGCGGCAGTCGATCAGATTCTGCGGGCGGCGATGGCGACGGGCGACTATCCTATTGCGTTTTACGTGGCGACGTCGCAGGATCTGGTGCCGGTGACTGAGGAGCCGGTGAGCTTCGTGCTGGATGGCACGCTGGACGTGCATAATGTCGAGCACGCGCATACGATGGCGGTCGATGCCCAGGTCGTCGGGCCGGAGATGGACGCCATCGCCCGCTCCGATCTGGATCTGGCGAATCACGGCGTCGAGTTCCCGGCGATTTTCGGCAGTACGGCGATCACGCTGGAGGCGCACCTGAGTGCGCACGAGGGTGACGCGCTCGCCGCGACCCAGGCTGCAACGGACGCTCAATAGGCGCGGCTGTAGTACACGTAGACCGATCCACCGACGCCCAGCCAGTCGTACAGCCAGTGTGCGTCGGTGATCGTCATATTCACGCAGCCGTGGCTGTGCCGGTAGCCGAAGCCGTCGTGCCAGTACGTGCCGTGCAGGCTGATG
This sequence is a window from Aggregatilinea lenta. Protein-coding genes within it:
- a CDS encoding aldose 1-epimerase family protein, which codes for MELFGKTYSAGELRQMVGTFDQLGGVRLGELADGNERGLRVADFYTANGLTFTVLLDRGMDIGAAAFQGSPLAAHFATSYGHPAYYEPQGLGWLRTFAGGLMTGAGMSWMGAATEDKGESLGLHGRMSHIPATHVSTGAGWDGDQYVIWVEGQVRETVLFGYNLLLKRRISTTLDGTSLKIDDVVTNDGFTPAEHMMLYHCNFGFPFVSPNSHVEVDASEIIPRDAIAEPGLDRCHQFETPTPGYSEQVFFHTVRPDSAGYAQAKLVNEALGLAAIVRYHAAELPVLTQWKMMGAGEYVCGLEPGSAIVTGRDKARALGQVITLQPGEQRQYVVELGVERLSRA
- a CDS encoding helix-hairpin-helix domain-containing protein, which produces MDAVQALAILSLGAFLTVLVTAIVYAVVLRPRLLQAEPVAVDASLSRSLLEDELHEQRMAITQLADLLEQQSPEDRAALVTLEQRDDLQASLHRQAEAAEALKLLLSDQSTQITWVDGRLNYYESKLDQIASRLDAMVGMGAAEDMVGEADDDEGEKAPAATLTSSESLEQVLAQVRSLAPANAVERLMIQVEQISKRLDDMVPATAHESMAAMLREQATQLTDITIQLQEWASRDDQVAESAGLLAGIDQRLAAQAEIAAQIDAKVDEHTSLLQTSAAEQREQANILHKTGELLDKLYPTLDKVSSAHLQPVRDRLTDINGIGPVYAAKLYEAGVDTFEELASLTPEEIQSIVGLPRWRYRTSDMTHWIEQAQILADRREKLEN
- a CDS encoding Ig-like domain-containing protein, encoding MSVEMHRVVRRLDVLFFVGLIVTSGLAAILFWVEFYDDGDDTTTQLPSVIQVGEVPPTEEMIALEATQPALEDTATLMATPLPTQAAADVGTGAATEPPGVAQTEAMAEPDVTGTGAAGTPVALAPTLTLAVVESTEEAEAIPLGGALETAEAPDGQGGMTAQEGEMPTDEVALASPTREVFPSLTATSTNTPFPRATVPPATATLSAPTPAVLMGTAQPGDGVELYEDGVLVATATADAQGVWSAVLPEDVDPGSVVVVTIVPGDLSGQGGPLDFDLEQTPSVTPSLTFTPWASSAADVTNETPTGTAPDPTATSVVVAVTPTLGATVVAMVPESVEAGQADQAEAAAAQPDAVIISGTAEPGASVIITAGDEEIGQATADESGAWSFTWVPGAATEPGEPEIEVRPAEGGEALSPEAVAVAAAPVISVPVSGDIVLPGPLVAMGFGQPGATIRLENQTEGTVLGSTTIAESGQWQVRAAMAGEGEQVLAAVMIATDGQITESATVTVILAQPVHPQTGMDFSRHGEAGRAFAALVALLLAAGGFATYFAGRLVYMLAQDRRQTG
- a CDS encoding YceI family protein, giving the protein MRIISRRGAAVLLLLLIIALAGVLFVTSLWLDPGDKDDRTTDLVTPTLAAQTARVFAVDAEASRVDFVAMVRGVQLKGVFPVESGTITLEPVEEDLRVLVQLNIDVDHVDTGNAAVDQILRAAMATGDYPIAFYVATSQDLVPVTEEPVSFVLDGTLDVHNVEHAHTMAVDAQVVGPEMDAIARSDLDLANHGVEFPAIFGSTAITLEAHLSAHEGDALAATQAATDAQ